The genomic interval aggttttcctctctctggccCTTGGTCCCCCCTCAGGTTTTCCTCCCTCTGGCtcttggtccccccccccctcaggttttcctctctctggctcttggtcccccccccccctcaggttttcctctctctggctcttggtcccccccctcaggttttcttctctctggctcttggtccccccccccctcaggttttcctctctctggctcttggtccccccccccctcaggttttcctctctctggctcttggtccccccccccccctcaggttttcctctctctggctcttggtccccccccaccccccctcaggttttcctctctctggctcttggtccccccccccccccccctcaggttttcctccctctggctcttggtcccccccccccctcaggttttcctctctctggctcttggtcccccccccctcaggttttcctctctctggctcttggtcccccccccccccccctcaggttttcctccctctggctcttggtccccccccccctcaggttttCCTCCCTCTGGCTCTTGGTCCCCCCTCaggttttcctctctctggctcttggtccccccccccccccctcaggttttCCTCCCTCTGGCTCTTGGTCCCCCCTCaggttttcctctctctggctcttggtccccccccccccccccccctcaggttttcctccctctggctcttggtcccccccccctcaggttttcctctctctggctcttggtccccccccccccccccccccccccctcaggttttcctctctctggctcttggtccccccccccccctcaggttttcctccctctggctcttggtccccccccccccctcaggttttcctctctctggctcttggtcccccccccccccctcaggttttCCTCCCTCTGGCTCTTGGTCCCCCCTCaggttttcctctctctggctcttggtcccccccccccccccctcaggttttcctctctctggctcttggtcccccctcaggttttcctccctctggctcttggtccccccccccccccctcaggttttCCTCCCTCTGGCTCTTGGTCCCCCCTCaggttttcctctctctggttcttggtcccccccccctctcaggtTTTCCTCCCTCTGGCTCTTGGTCCCCCCCTCAGGTTTTCCTCCCTCTGGCtcttggtccccccccccctcaggttttcctctctctggctcttggtccccccccccctcaggttttcctccctctggctcttggccccccccccccctcaggttttcctctctctggctcttggtcccccccccctctggttttcctccctctggctcttggtccccccccctcaggttttGAAGCAGCACATTAAACATTACATAACAGGTTGTTGCATCATGCGTCCTCATGCAAACAGTCGGCTCTTTTCTTTAGTTGTAAACAAATGTTCAAgtcctgggttcaagtcccgggTCCTTACGGACGCTTTAAGTCACTGTGGGTTTAAAGTCCCGAAGTCATCGATCAATGTTCAATAGTTTCCAATCGAAGGTCAACGACACGTCTTCTTAAATCTTCTGAACTCCAAAGTGGTCCAGCATCAGAGTGAGGGGTTCAGGCTCGCTGTAATCCTCCTCTTGTTCATTCCTTTGATCTGCCGTCTGTCTCTCATTGTTTGGGTTTAAtccctcgtcctcctcgtccccGCCTTCCTCgtccccgcccccctcctcgtCCCCGCCTTCCTCGTCCCTGCCCCCCTCCTCGTCCCCGCCTTCCTCGTCCCCGACCCCCTCCTCGTACCCGCCCTCCTCATCCCCGCCCTCCTCATCCCCGCCTTCCTCGTCCCCGTCCCCCTCCTCGTCCCCGCCCTCCTCGTCCCCGCCCCCCTCTGGCTCTCACACGTCGGTGGCGTTCAGCCGGGTGGAGACCACGTCTTGGGTTTCAAGCACGATCTTCTTggccctccccccccctctcccccctcccccccctccagcAGGATGGATGCTGTCTCTCCGCCTCTCGCCGCCCTTATGACACTTGAAGACGGCGAGGAAGGCTGCGCGGTAGTTTCTGTTCATCCATCCGTAGAGCAGCGGGTTGGCGAAGGTGGAGCACATGGCGACCACGTGGAAGACGGTGTAGAGCAGGCGGTAGTCGCGCATGTCCAGCACCGTGCTGTCGATGTCTGTGGCCAGCTGGAAGGCGTGGAAGGGCAACCAGCTGACAGCGAACACCACCACCATGGTCACTAACATCTTGGTGGTTTTACGCCGCCGCCGGTGGCGCTCGGATCCCGCACTGCTGCCGCCGCCGTTCTCTGCTGGGCTGACGTGAGCTCGCAGTTTGGACCAGATGCGGGCGTATGCGAAGGAGATGATGGACAGCGGCAGGAAGTACTGAAGGATCAACATCGAGATGCTGTACACGGTGCCGTCCGTGTTCTTACCGGGCCACTTCTCCGTGCAGCCCTTCAGAAGAGAGAACAGGAGGTCAGGGGCCGGCCAATCAGGGGCCGGCGCCATATTCATAACTTAACCTAACGTTTgatctactgtgtgtgtgtgtgtgtgtgtgtgtgtgtgtgtgtgtgtgtacctggatagtgtgtgtgtgtgtgtgtgtgtgtgtgtgtgtgtgtgtgtgtgtgtgtgtgtatgtgtgtgtacctggatcgtgtgtgtgtgtgtgtgtgtgtgtgtgtgtgtgtgtgtgtgtctgtgcctgtgtgtctgtgcatgtgagtgtgtgtgtacctggattGTGTGTCCCGGGTCCAGGGTAAAGGAGCGGTATTCTCTGAAGATGGCGAGAGGGCTGGCGAGCACGGCGCTCAGCACCCAGGTCAGAGCTATGACCCCGAAACACACGTCTTTACGCATCCTAGTCTCCAGGTGGTAcacgatacacctgaaacacacacacacacacacacacacacacacaccgtcacagcacaatacacctgaaacacacacacacacacacacaccgtcacagcacgatacacctgaaacacacacacacacacacacacacacacacacacaccgtcacagcacgatacaactgaaacacacacacacaccgtcacagcacgatacacctgaaacacatacacacaccgtcacagcacgatacacctgaaacacacacacacacacacacacacacaccgtcacagtacgatacacctgaaacacacacacacacacacacacacaccgtcacagcacgatacacctgaaacacacacacacaccgccacagcacgatacacctgaaacacacacacacaccgtcacagcacgatacacctgaaacacacacacacacacacacacacacacacacaccgtcacagcacgatacacctgaaacacacacacacacaccgtcacagcacgatacacctgaaacacacacacacaccgtcacagcacgatacacctgaaacacgcacacacacacacacaccgtcacagcacgatacacctgaaacacacacacacacacacaccgtcacagcacgatacacctgaaacacacacacacaccgtcacagcacgatacacctgaaacacacacacacacacaccgtcacagcacgatacacctgaaacacacacacacacacaccatcacagcaagatacacctgaaacacacacacacacacatcgtcacagcacgatacacctgaaacacacacacacacacacacacgcacaccgtcacagcacgatacacctgaaacacacacacacacacacacacacacagtcacagcacgatacacctgaaacacacacacacatcgtcacagcacgatacacctgaaacacacacacacacacaccatcacagcaagatacacctgaaacacacacacacacacacatcgtcacagcacgatacacctgaaacacacacacacacacgcacaccgtcacagcacgatacacctgaaacacacacacacacacacacacacagtcacagcacgatacacctgaaacacacacacacatcgtcacagcacgatacacctgaaacacacacacacacacaccgtcacagcacgatacacctgaaacacacacacacacacacacaccccgtcacagcacgatacacctgaaacacacacacacacaccccgtcacagcacgatacacctggaacacacacacacac from Labrus mixtus unplaced genomic scaffold, fLabMix1.1 SCAFFOLD_88, whole genome shotgun sequence carries:
- the npy2rl gene encoding neuropeptide Y receptor Y2, like produces the protein MEALNATRDDFLPDDDPGKLVYQDFEQIAGADPPALPTLVYEGVDFPEDPIKLLSVQVVLILAYSTIIVLGVLGNSLVIYVIYRFKTLRTVTNFFIANLAVADLLVNTLCLPFTLVYTLQGEWKFGSTLCFLLPYAQGLTVHVSTVTLNVIALDRHRCIVYHLETRMRKDVCFGVIALTWVLSAVLASPLAIFREYRSFTLDPGHTIQGCTEKWPGKNTDGTVYSISMLILQYFLPLSIISFAYARIWSKLRAHVSPAENGGGSSAGSERHRRRRKTTKMLVTMVVVFAVSWLPFHAFQLATDIDSTVLDMRDYRLLYTVFHVVAMCSTFANPLLYGWMNRNYRAAFLAVFKCHKGGERRRDSIHPAGGGGGGRGGGRAKKIVLETQDVVSTRLNATDV